In Mastacembelus armatus chromosome 22, fMasArm1.2, whole genome shotgun sequence, a genomic segment contains:
- the ktn1 gene encoding kinectin isoform X3, which translates to MAMEFYDSQYLLILAPTLVIALMVLFFLLFMKETSYDEVLARQKRDLKIPSSKPDTRKKNEKKKSKKKESASGGGGGGGGGGGESEEELRDFDLADGANNSTLEVEEEPLPVATPDPAPPTPTPSVPVAVSTEAPAGLRERKKKEKKAAKAAAAAAAAAATAAAATVTATPSEEPEVNGSKPVSRKSEPPLLASKQSSPPSPQIEVQVQVQATVAPVQAQTPPQISGKKEKKKKQKAEPVDDQRTEIKVEQAPAPVKKEAPIVAETKVLDGATPSATSGRKKNSAKKQKTENVDESHVLADSAASANHQVAHNDDVPSKGSGRKQKSETDKAENTEVKLKELLSGLSTLALSEAEAVSVIALLREKSPNALDAWHKSAARPDPASQERERLLTTLQEEASIAKDKVKQLSQELQVEKQKTGRVEAMMRDQRAAMEKELGSMQSKAQGSFQELQNMQMKFQQAREQLETQITRLQQENGILRDAVSSATNQMESKNSAELNKLRSEYAGLMKELADNNSKLQQEEHQRKSLEVTYKQNVSQLEAQLQDAKRRWEELQNYLHNVNAEREKLQASKQELHNQLVAVETEMNNKSKEIQNLHSSLTEARVSKDRLEQTVLEISQHSMPDESLQARVQELVNENKGLQVQNESLQAKITSQATHVCHIEELQKLLAEKELQRKSLEDSLNAERSSAASRETNMQTLHNENMSLKAEFQNLQAQISDQTTSQLVLDQFQKSVQEKEEKIKTIEGLLENGLIAMANKEEELTVMREEKKALNQEIEGLKRQTAEMASSESILDELQNKMHEKDVKLKSMEESLHAAEDSSSAREKVVQALQLQLAALQADIEQLRQKETPEELTSSATQIQELQAQLAAKNQEIQLLQAELEERTKVLSEKIEQVHQQQIHTAVPSPELLTALSEKERQVLDLQGELAELRDSLELHRKKNNENQTALAESQAECRDVLHRLLPHVPLPTEQNHQEWLHRFERAVAAQSIPASGDNEELAEKLKEAEESQRILLKDCETYKKVLAETEGILQRLQSSVEQEESRWRLKLEVSQADLREMTQKVASLEQEIERLTDGAELENLKREKLHLESELERAEQQSATYVTEVRELKDLLTELQTRLDGSYTEAIRQNEELNLLKTQLTETLSKLEAEENERQKVAGDLYKAQQSLDLIQAELSKVTDNADDLIENSSLSLQKEEMDKKEKMTAGLNQTVRELQQLLQAVSQQLAKGQEGETDKDLPKV; encoded by the exons ATGGCCATGGAATTCTATGACTCTCAGTACCTGCTCATCCTGGCCCCTACCCTGGTCATTGCCCTCATGGTCCTCTTCTTCTTACTGTTCATGAAAGAAACCTCCTACGACGAGGTCTTGGCCAGGCAGAAACGAGACCTCAAGATACCATCATCCAAACCAGACACTCGTaagaagaatgaaaagaagaagagcaagaagaaGGAGAGTGCCAGTGGAGGAGGCGGcggaggtggtggaggtggaggagagtcAGAAGAAGAACTGCGGGACTTTGATTTGGCTGATGGTGCCAACAACTCCACTCTGGAAGTAGAGGAGGAACCTCTACCGGTGGCTACACCGGATCCTGCTCCACCAACACCAACTCCTTCTGTTCCTGTTGCAGTGTCAACCGAGGCCCCTGCTGGtctgagggagagaaagaagaaggagaaaaaggcTGCCAAGGCAGCAGCCGCGGCGGCGGCAGCTGCTgctacagcagcagctgctacAGTCACAGCTACCCCTTCTGAAGAGCCAGAAGTGAATGGGTCCAAGCCAGTCAGCCGCAAGTCAGAGCCACCCCTTTTGGCGAGCAAACAGTCCAGCCCACCTTCTCCTCAGATAGAGGTCCAGGTTCAGGTCCAAGCTACTGTGGCTCCTGTTCAGGCTCAGACCCCTCCCCAGATTTctggaaaaaaggagaaaaagaagaaacaaaaagctgaacCTG TCGATGACCAGCGGACAGAGATTAAAGTAGAGCAGGCTCCAGCACCAGTCAAGAAGGAAGCTCCCATTGTAGCTGAAACCAAAGTTCTGGATGGTGCAACCCCAAGTGCTACCAGTGGCAGGAAGAAGAACTCTGCTAAGAAGCAGAAAACTGAGAATG TTGATGAATCCCATGTTTTGGCTGACTCTGCAGCTTCTGCCAACCACCAGGTAGCCCATAATGATGATGTACCATCCAAAGGATCAGGCAGGAAACAGAAGAGTGAGACTGACAAAG CTGAGAACACTGAGGTGAAGTTGAAGGAGCTGCTGTCTGGTCTGTCCACCCTGGCTCTGTCAGAAGCTGAGGCCGTCAGTGTCATTGCCCTCCTCCGAGAGAAGAGTCCTAATGCCTTAGATGCCTGGCACAAA TCTGCAGCCAGGCCTGATCCAGCTTCACAGGAACGTGAGCGACTACTTACAACTCTTCAGGAAGAGGCTTCCATTGCTAAGGATAAAGTAAAACAACTCAGCCAG GAGCTTCAAGTTGAGAAGCAAAAGACAGGCcgggtggaggccatgatgaGAGACCAGCGTGCAGCCATGGAGAAAGAACTGGGGAGCATGCAGTCCAAAGCACAAGGCAGCTTCCAGGAACTCCAGAACATGCAGATGAAG TTCCAGCAAGCGAGAGAGCAGCTGGAAACCCAGATCACTCGACTGCAGCAGGAAAACGGCATCCTGAGGGACGCAGTCAGCTCTGCCACCAACCAGATGGAAAGCAA GAATTCAGCAGAGCTGAACAAGCTGCGGTCTGAGTATGCTGGTCTGATGAAAGAGCTGGCAGACAACAACAGCAAGCTGCAGCAAGAGGAGCACCAGAGGAAGTCGCTGGAGGTCACCTACAAGCAGAACGTGTCCCAGCTGGAG GCCCAGCTGCAGGATGCTAAGAGACGATGGGAGGAACTCCAGAACTACCTCCACAATGTCAATGCTGAAAGGGAGAAGCTTCAGGCCTCAAAACAAG AGCTCCACAACCAGCTGGTGGCGGTGGAGACGGAGATGAACAACAAGAGCAAGGAGATTCAGAACTTACACAGCAGCCTGACTGAAGCCAGGGTCTCTAAGGACAGGCTGGAACAGACAGTGCTGGAGATATCTCAGCACAGCATGCCTGATGAGTCACTGCAGGCCCGGGTTCAG GAGCTGGTGAATGAAAACAAAGGTCTCCAGGTCCAGAATGAGAGCCTGCAAGCTAAGATCACTTCACAG GCCACCCATGTCTGCCACATTGAGGAGCTACAGAAACT ACTGGCTGAAAAAGAATTGCAGAGGAAGAGTCTGGAGGATTCTCTAAATGCTGAAAGGAGCAGTGCAGCCAGTAGAGAGACTAACATGCAG accttacacaatgaaaacatgtcactgAAAGCAGAGTTTCAGAATCTGCAGGCACAGATTTCTGATCAG ACGACCTCTCAGCTGGTTTTGGACCAGTTCCAGAAGAG TGTccaagaaaaggaggagaaaataaaaaccatagAGGGTCTTTTGGAGAATGGACTGATCGCGATGGCCAACAAGGAGGAGGAACTCACG GTtatgagagaagagaaaaaggcaCTAAATCAAGAAATAGAGGGCCttaagagacagacagcagagatg GCATCGTCCGAATCAATACTGGACGAACTCCAGAATAA GATGCATGAGAAAGATGTGAAACTAAAATCGATGGAAGAGAGCCTACACGCAGCAGAAGACAGCAGCTCTGCAAGAGAGAAGGTGGTGCAG GCTCTGCAGCTTCAGTTGGCTGCCCTGCAGGCAGACATTGAGCAACTGAGACAGAAGGAGACGCCAGAAGAATTAACTAGTTCTGCTACTCAGATCCAAGAACTCCAGGCTCA GCTGGCAGCAAAGAACCAGGAGATTCAGCTGCTCCAGGCTGAACTGGAGGAAAGAACTAAGGTTCTGAGTGAGAAGATAGAGCAGGTGCACCAACAG CAAATCCACACAGCAGTGCCCAGCCCAGAGCTGCTCACAGC GCTGTCAGAGAAAGAAAGGCAGGTCTTGGATCTTCAGGGTGAGCTGGCTGAGCTGAGGGACTCCCTGGAGCTTCATAGAAAGAAGAACAAT GAGAACCAGACAGCACTGGCAGAGTCTCAGGCTGAGTGTCGAGATGTTCTGCACAGACTTCTGCCCCACGTGCCTCTTCCTACTGAACAG AACCACCAGGAGTGGCTGCACAGATTTGAGAGGGCAGTAGCTGCACAGTCCATACCTGCATCAGGGGATAATGAG GAACTAGCTGAAAAGTTGAAAGAAGCAGAGGAATCCCAAAGGATTCTATTGAAAGACTGTGAGACGTACAAGAAGGTTTTGGCAGAGACG GAGGGCATCCTGCAGCGCCTCCAGAGCAGCGTGGAGCAGGAGGAGTCTCGCTGGAGGTTGAAGCTTGAGGTGTCGCAAGCAGATCTGAGAGAG ATGACCCAGAAAGTCGCGTCTCTGGAACAGGAGATTGAGAGACTAACTGATGGAGCAGAGTTGGAAAAT ctgaaaagagaaaagctgcattTGGAGTCTGAGTTGGAGAgggcagagcagcagagtgCCACCTATGTGACGGAGGTCAGAGAG CTGAAAGATCTGTTGACTGAATTGCAGACCAGACTTGATGGCTCATATACAGAGGCTATCAGACAGAATGAGGAGCTGAATTTG CTGAAAACCCAACTTACTGAGACTCTGTCCAAGCTGGAGGCAGAAGAGAATGAGAGACAAAAAGTGGCCGGTGACTTGTATAAG GCCCAACAGTCTCTTGATCTGATCCAGGCGGAGCTCTCAAAAGTGACAGACAACGCTGATGACCTGATAGAGAACAGCAGTCTGTCGTTGCAGAAG GAGGAGATggacaaaaaggagaaaatgactgcaggactgaaccaaacTGTCagagaactgcagcagctgctacAAGCTGTAAGCCAGCAGCTCGCCAAGGGACAGGAAGGG GAAACTGATAAAGATCTTCCCAAGGTATAG